A stretch of DNA from Acidobacteriota bacterium:
GTGGACGTTTCCCACCTCTCCGACGACAGTGTCCGGCGCATCCTGGCGATCTCCGCGGCCCCGATCATGGCCTCTCACTCCGACTGCCGGGCCCTCAACGACATCCCCCGGAACCTCCCCGACGACCTGATCCGGGCCATCGCCGCGAAAGGCGGCCTGGTCGGCGTGAACTTCTCCCCCGCCTTCCTCGATGCCGACTACCTCCGGCAGGACGACGAGCGCCTGGCCCGCCTCCAGCCGCAACTCGAGGCCCTGGAAAAACAGTACGGGGAGGACCGGCGCGCTTACCACAGGGCCCGGCGCCAACTCCTGGCCACGGTCCCGGTGAAGCTGCCCGGCGTGGCCCGACTGGTGGACCACATCGACCACGTCGTCACGGTCGGGGGCATCGACGCCGTCGGGCTCGGTTCCGACTTCGACGGGATCGGCGCCCTGCCCGCCCCCATGGAGAGCTGTGCCGACATCCCCCTCGTCACGTGCGAACTCCTCCGGCGAGGCTACACGGAACGTGACGTCCGGAAAATCCTCGGCGGGAACTTTCTCCGCTTCTTCGAAAGCGTGACCCGCGCCGCGGCGGCGCCTTCAACCGGGAAAACGAAAGCTCTCGACTAGTTCGGCCTCACGCAAAGGAGCAAAGGCGCAACGCCGCAAAGCCTCGCAAAGCAGAGTCGACTCGAAAGGGACCGCCTTTGCGAGGCTTGGCCTCTTCGCGCCTTTGCGTGAGGCCGCGAGAGGAGTATTTTTCCCGAAAGACCGCGAAAGGAAGCGATGCGCACGGCGAGGCGCAAGCCGGGAATTTTGCAACTTTTCATGTGGTCGACCATCTTTCCGGCGTAAGCACAGGCACCGCTCCTTCAGCCGGATGCCCGCGGGTGAACCATGAAACCGACCCGGAACACCATCCCTTCCATGCCCGTAAACAACGGGTGTCCTGTCGCCGCCGGCCCGGCATTCCTTTTCATTCAGTATTAATCCCGGGCCCCTTGCGGCGCCAAGGGACCCTCACTCCCTCCGGGGGGGTGCCGCGCTCTTTTTTCATCGCAGGTGACCGTCATGTTCCGAAAACTCCTCCGATCCTACCGCGAAGCGTTCTCCGGGCTCCCCCGGGACGCCTGGCTCATCGCCGCCGCCGAGTTCGTCAACCGCTGCGGAACCATGGTCCTTTTCTTCCTCGTCCTCTACCTGAAGCTGCGACTCGGCTTTTCGCTCCCCGCCGCGGGGACCGTCCTCGGCGCCTTCGGCGTCGGCGCCCTGGCGGGGGCCTGGCTCGGCGGCGCCCTGTGCGACCGCGCGGGGGCCGTCCGGGTGCAGGTGATCAGCCTTTACGCCGCGGGGGCGCTGTTCGTCCTGATCGGCTTTCTCCGCGACTACACCACGCTGGTGTCGGCCGTGTTCCTGCTGGGGATCTTCGAGGAAGCCCTGCACCCGGCCGGCGCCACCGCCCTGGTCTCCGCCTGCCCGCCGGACCTGCGGACCCGGGCCTTCGCCCTCCACCGGCTCGCCGCCAATGCCGGGGTCACGGTGGGCCCGGCCCTGGGCGGGGTCCTGGCCATGGTGGACTACGGCCTGCTCTTCTGGGTGGACGGCGCCACCTGCCTGGCGGCTGGCGTCCTGCTCCAGGCCTGCTTCCGCGGGCGCACGGGGCGCCGCCCCGCCGGCGGCGCCGCCGTTGACGTCCCGGCGGCCGCGGCGGCGCGCACGCCCTGGCGGGACCCGGCCTTCCTCTGCCTGGCGCTGCTGATCTTCGGGGTGTCCGTGGTCTTCTGCCAGCTCTTCGGCACCTTCCCGCTCTTCCTGCGGGAGGGGTACGGCTTCCCGGAGTCGGCCATCGGGCGGCTGATCGCCGTGAACACCGTCCTGATCATCCTGACGGAGATGGCCCTGACCAAGGCCCTCGAGCGCCGGGCCCCGCTGCCCCTGGTGGCGGCCGGCGTGTTCCTGGTGGGCCTGGGTTTCTCGCTGATGCCGCTGGGGTCCGGGTCGCTCTTCGCCGCTCTCACCGTGGCGGTCTGGACGGTGGGCGAGATGCTCTCCATGCCCTTCGTCATGGGGTGGGTCGCCAACCGCGCGGGCGAGGGCGCCCAGGGGGCTTACATGGGGGTGACCAGCTTCTGCTTCGCCCTCGGGCTGACCGTCGCCGCCCCGCTGGGGACCTGGGCGTACGCGCGCCTCGGGCCGGGGCCGTTCTGGGCCGCGGTGGGCGCCCTGTCGGCGTTACTCGCGGCGGGCTTTCTGCTGCTGCACCGATGCACTGCCGCGGGACCGGTGGAGACGCTCGCCCCCGCGGCGGACGTCACCGAAGCCTTCGAGACCCTTTCTCGATGACCACCCGGGGGACCGCCGAAGTCCCCCGGGCATTCTCACCAGGAACAGGCGTCTGCGCCCGGATTGCAAGCGACGGGCCATCAGAAGATTGCCGTGCAATTCCGCCCTTCGACCGGCTCCGTGCCTCTGTGAGAGCCGTTTCCGGATGTTCTCTCACGGGGGCACGGGGAAGACGCAAAGCGCAAAATCGTGAAAAAACGAAAAAAAGTTCGGAAGTTTCCTGTTGAAAACGTTAGTGGCTCGATCGGAGAGATCCTGTCGTCCGGCTCCGTGCCTCTGTGCCTCCGTGAGAGGCATTCCGGATTTTCGTCCACCGTTCACGGGGCACGGACACCCGCGCCGGGACGGCGCGTGCGAACGTGGGCGCGTGCAAACATTGGCGCGTGCGAACGTCAGCGGGCGCGGAGGAAGGCGCCCAGGGCGCGGCAGAAGGCGTCGCCGAACTGGTGCCGGAAGGCGTCGCGGTTGACAGGGCCGTCGTCGCGGAACTCCTCCTTCCGGAAGAAGGGGATCTCCAGCGAATTCAGCCGGAAGGTGTCGCGGTCGATGTCCACCCGGAGGCGGAGGTTCGCCCGCACCTCCTCCGCCGGTTCGCCGTTGAAGACCACGTAGACCGTCACGCTCTTCGAGCGGGCGATCTCGAGGGGGTCGTAGGGGCGCCCCTCGGGCACGTACTCCCGGAGCACCTCCCGGACGGCCTCGGGCGCGTTGCGGACCATGAACCACGTCCGGATCTCCGGCAGCTCGTTGGAGACGGCGCTGATGACGTTCCGAACGAAGAGCGCGATGTAGAAGTACTCGGGGATCATCTCCCCGGGGTCCTTGAGGAAGAGGCGGAGGTGCGAAAAGTCGAAGACGTACGCCAGGGCGCAGTTGTAGAAGGAGCTGTCGTCCCGCTTCAGGAAGAGGATGTCGTTCTCCGCGTACTTCACGCAGAAGAGGTCTGCCTTCCCCAGCTCCTCGCCCATGTAGATCAGCTCGGTCTTGAGCATGTGCTCGGGCTCGCCGGGCTCCGGCGTGATCTCCGAGTAGCCCCCCGTGGGGTAGCGGCTCGCGGAGTGCCGGCGGAAGAAGCTGCCCAGGACCGTGCGCAGGCGGAAGTTCTCGCGGTCCACCCGGTCGCGGAGCCAGCGGAACCGCTGGAGGGCCAGGAGCAGTTCCCGCGCGGTGTCGGGGAGTTCGAGCACCCGGATGCGGGCGCGCTCCCGGAGCCGCGCCAGGAAGCGCCGGTCGTAGACCAAAGATTCCAGGACATTCAGGTAGTCGGCCATGGCGGCCACCTCGCCGGGCCCCGGCGCCTGCGCCGCGGCGGCGCGCAGCACGGACGCGTCCAGGAAGAAGGACGCCTCCTTGGCGTCCAGGATGTTCACCGGGGCCGACAGCCCTTCGAAGAGGAGCGGGACCAGGACCTCCGGCGACCGGTCCCTCGGGGCGGCGCCGCCCTCTTCCCCCTCCCGGTCGTGGCCGAGTTCCCCCGCCGCCACCTCCACCGCCCGGACGGAGCGCCCCAACAGCGTCACTTCTTCCGGGCCCAGGGCCGCCTCGGCCCGGGCCGGGTCGTAGGACAACGTCACCCCGGACAGCGCCAGGCGGAAGAAGTGGAACAGGTGGAAGGGCACGAAGACCAGGGTCTCCCGCAGGTAGGCCGCGTAGCCCGTGAGCGAGACCTCGATCTCCTGCTCCACCGGCGTGGCGAGCCGGATCGCGAAGTCGAAGAAGGGCCCGGGGACGGCCATGGCCTCAGTTCCTCACCAGGATATCGTCCACGGCGGTCCGCAGGCGGTCGAAGTCTTCGTCCTCCTCGCCGATGTACTTGAGCACCGCCAGGTTCTCCGTTCCCAGCGTCCCGTCGCCGAAGAGGAAGGCGTGCGCCCGCAGGAGCTTGTAGATCTTGATGACCTTCCGGTCGCTGATGAAGACGTTCAGGTCGTTCTTGAAGACCGCCAGGGTCTTGATGACCAGGTCCAGGATCCGCGACGGCGCGAAGGCGGCCATGTCCGCTGTCGCGTTGGTCCAGCAGGACTTCAGGTAGGCCCGGACCGCCAGGAAGTCCTCGAAATGGAGGAAGTCGACGGGTTTCACCGTGCTCCCCTCGTTGGCCAGCCCGCGCCGGATGAGCTCCAGGAAGCGCTGCTCCTGGACCGGCTCAGTCTTGATCTTCAGGGTGAACCGGTCCTTGAGCGCCTTGAGTTCCTCCTCCACCGACACCGAGTTGGTGGCCGCGAAGAGGAGTTCCAGGGGCACCGGCCGCGGCCGCCCGCCCTGGTAGAACTTCTTCTCGTTGATGATGGTCAGGAGGACGTTCAAGATGGCGCTGTTGGCCTTGAACACCTCGTCCAGGAAGACCACCCGGGCCTCGGGGAGCTTCCCCTCGGTGTTGCGGATGAACTCCCCCTCGTTCTTGAGCCTCAGGATGTCCACCGGGCCGATGATCTCCGAGGGCTCGGTGAAGCGCGTGAGCATGTACTCGAAGAAGTCCCCTTCCCGCTCGTAAAGCCCCAGGAGCCGGACGAACTTCACCACCATGTCCGACTTGGCCGTGCCGGGCTCGCCCACGAAGAGGAGGGGTTCGCCGGCCACCGCGGCCAGGACCATCATGTCCACCTCCTCGTCCTTCCCCACGAACCACTTTTTCAGGGTCCCGGCGAACTCCAGGATGTCGCCCCGCTTCGCCAGCACCGTGTCGATGTTCCACTGTTCCGCCATCCCGACCTCCAAAAGGACATTTTCAACCACGAAAACACGAAGGAGTTTTTTTCAACCACGAAATACACGAAATACACGGACGGAATTCATAACCACGAACCACACCAACCACACGAACGGGATTCAGGAGTCCAGACGTGATGTCCAAAAGGCCACGATTCAAGAAGTCCTGATGGTGATCTCACAGGGGCACAGAGGCGCGGAGAAGAGTCATAAGGCTTTTTGATTCTGTTACATACAATACACATTTCTCCGTGCCTCCGTGCCTTTGCGAGAGAAAAAGGCATTTTGAAGAGAAGTCAGTCTTGTTTTTTCGATCGTCGTTCCTCCGCAAGTTCTCCGCCCTCTTCGATCCGTGTGAACCCGTGTTCATCCCTGGTGGATACCTGATTTCGACAACCCGTGTGTCCGCGTTGTTCGTGTGGTTCGTGTGGTTCGTGGTTCCATTCATCCGCTCAACCCCGATTTCCCGGGAAAAGCCTGTCCGTGTATTTCGTGTATTCCGTGGTCCCTCTCATGTTTCGATCTTTGTTTTCCCGCCCGGGGCTGCCGTCGGCGGTTCCTCGCGCCGGGACTCCGGCGCGGCGCCGGGGTCGGCGTCCACCTGCACGTCCGCGTCGGGGCCGGCCAGCTCGCGGACCAGCCGGTCGTGGGCGCGGTTGTGGCGCCGGAGGTCGATCACCTTCTGGTCCATGTCCACGAGGATCTCGTGCCGACCGGTCTTCTTGTCGTACACCACCGTGATCTTAGCCCTGGCCATGCAGCACCTCCCGGATGTCGTCCGCCCCGAGGGTCTTCCGCTCCAGGAGCATCTCCCGGAGCCTCAGGATCGTCTCGCGCCCCGCCGTCACCAGTTCCTCGGCCCGACGGGAGGCCGACTGGATCATCCCGTTCACCGTCTCGTCCACCTTGACCTTCCAGGCCTCGGACAGCTCCGCCTTGCCCTCGAAGCTCATGGGCCCCAGGTCGCTGAACCCGTAGACCTCCACCATGGCCCGGGCCACCTGGGTCGCCCGCTGAATGTCCGCCGCGGCCCCCATGGAGAGGTCCCCCAGCAGCACCCGCTCCGCCGCGCGCCCGCCCAGGAGGGTGACCAGGTAGTTGTCCATGTCCTCCCGGTTGAACTGGTAACGGTTCTCCTTCAGCGCCGACTCCGTGATTCCCAGGGAGTCCTCCGTCTCGGCCAGGATGGACACCTTCCGCACCTCGCGGTCCGGTATGAGCCGCGCGATCGCCAGGGCGTGGCCCGCCTCGTGCACCGCCACCACCCGCTCCTCGGCCGGCGACAGGGCGATGCGCCGGGTGGAGAGGCCCAGGGCGCGGTCCGCCGTCTCCCGGTCGGACGGCCGGCCGGTCTTCACCTGTTCCCGCTTGAGGAAGCGGGCCACGGCGCAGAGGTGGTCGCCCGAGAACCGCGTGCCCCGTTCCCGGTCGATCCAGTCGCCGGTCTTCTCCACGAGGTAGTCCTTCAGCGCCGGCGGGAGCCCCATCTCGTACTTCCGGTCGTAGATGGCGAGGATCTCGCGCCGGGCGGCCTCGTCGGGGTAGTCGATGCAGACCTTCAGCTCCACCCGTCCGGGCCGAAGGAGGGCCGGGTCGATGGACTCGAGGAAGTTGGTGGTCCCCACGAAGATGACCAGGTTGTCGGACCGGAAGCCGTCCAGTTCGGTCAGGAGCTGGTTCACGATGGAATGCTCCACCCCCGCCCCGCCCTGGTACATCCCCCGGGTGGGCGCCACGGCGTCCAGCTCGTCGAAGACCACCACCGCCGGGGCGTTCTTGCGGGCCTGGAAGAAGATCTTGCGGATGCGCTCCTCGCTCTCGCCGAACCACCGGGACTTGATCTCGGGCCCGCTGATCACCTGGATGGAGGCGTGGATCTCGCTTGCCAGCGCCTTGGCGAAGAGGGTCTTGCCGGTGCCGGGCGGGCCGTGGAAGATGATCCCCCGCGGGATGAGCTGCTCCATCTGGCGGATCCGGGCGGGGTCCTCGATCCCCTCCAGCGTCTCCAGGACGGAGAGGATGTTCTCCTTCAGCTGGGTCTTGACGGCCGCGTAGCCGCCGATGTCCCGGTCCAGGCGGATGTCGGGGATCTCGAAGCCCTCGGTGACCGTGAAGTGCCGGACCTGGTCGATCACGGCCTCCCGGGGCCCGGACGCCGCCAGGATCCGCGCCTTGTTCCGCCGGACGGCCTCCATGATCTTCCGGAACTTCACGGCGTTGAGGCCCGAGGTGTACTTGAAGAGCGTCAGGGGCGTGACGCCCGCCGCCTCCAGGAAGCCCTTCTCGTCCTCGGCCAGGAGGTCGCTGCGGAGGTTGTCCCGGGTGATGCCGGAGAACCGGACCCGGGAGGGGAAGTAGTCCTGCAGGCTCTTGTGGCAGGTGAAGCCGGGGTCGAAAAAGCCCACCACCACCGTGTCCGGGTAGGAGGAGAGGACCTGGAGGAAGAGCTTGGTGACCCCCGTCAGGCCCGAGTCCGCCGCGGTCATGAGGTCCAGGTGCGGCAGGAGGAAGATCTTGTCGGCGGACTGGGCCACCTGGGTCTCGAACTCCTTGAGCATGGCGGCGTAGGTGGGGTCCTCGGCGTTGAGCTTCGCCCCCACCAGCCGGGCGGTCGTGCGGCGGCCGGGCGAGCGGTCCCGCACGGAGCGGGCGATGGCCTCGCAGACGGGGGAGAGGAGGTCCTTCTCCACCTCCACCAGGGTGGAGAGGCCCCAGAGCGCCCGGTCCGCGACAGTGACGATCTCGTCGCGGTAGACCCGGGCCACGATGGCGTTGACGTCCGGCGCTTCCGGTTCCAGGTACGGCTCGTTCATGGCGCCGCCTCCAGCTCGATGCTCACCACCAGCTCGCCGTCGGTCTCGGACCGGGTCACCCGGGCGGCGGGGTCGAGGGCCCGGGCCTTCTCCACCACGGCGTCGGCCACGGTGGCGGGGACGTACTTCCGGAGGAACTCCCCCCGGACCTTCTCGATCCGGCCCTCCAGTTCATCGGTAAACTCGCGTCGGATCCGGCCGGCGATCCGCCGGCGCGCGGCGTCGAGGTCCTCTTCCGGCTCCGTCTCGCCGGTGCGCGGGGCTTCCCGCTCCAACGCCACCGTGACGGTGCCTGCGGCGGGGTCGCAGACCTCGCTCCCGCCGGTGGACCGGCGGGCGACCTTGTCCCCCTCGGGCACCCACCCGTCGCCCAGGAGGTGCTTCCGCAGGATCTCGCCCAGGCGCTCCCGCGGCAGGAGGCCCGGCAGCCGCAGGTCGAGGGTCTCCTCCCCCGCCAGCGTCAGCTCGATGTTCAGTTTCACACGTCTCCGAAGGCTCACGTTTTTCCTCCTTCCCAACTCATTCCCCACTCCCCTCCCATCGGGGTCGGTATCGGTATCGGTATCAGTATCGCAATCGGTATCGCAGTCGCCATCGCCGTCGCAATCGGTATCGGTCGCTCTCGGCATCCCTATCGCCCCCGACTACGAAACCCGATCTCTCCCCGCCCTGAAATTCAACCACGAACCACACCAACCACACGAACCAAGAAGTCAGGAGGCAGGAGACCGGCGATGGCAATTGGCCTGTTCACGGCAGTCGGAGGCGCCTCTTCTCCGTGCCTCCGTGCCTTGGTGAGAGAAATTCCGGAAGGGTCTCTCACGGAGACACCGAGGCACGGAGGGCGCGCCGGGGAGGTTCCCGCACCCCTCCGGGGTGCAGAGCGTCAGAGGCGTCCCTGACCGGTGGGAGCACCGCCTCCGGCGGAGCACCCACCGGCTAATATCTTCTATCCCTTCGGGATAGGCGCAATACCGGTTCGACATGGTCACGGTTTCACCTCGCTCACCGGTTTTCCACTCCTCCTCGATCACCGCTTGTCCGCTCCTCCTCGCCATGGGAATCGCCGGCGTCGCGATCCCGGTGGCGGCTGTATCCGATTCCACCCATGACGGGAAGCCCTCCGAACCCGTCTGAACTCTCTAGACTGCGATTGCGATCGCCATTGCGATCGCCATTGCGATTGCGACTGCGATTGCGATACCGATTCCGATACCGATTCCGATACCGATTCCGATACCGACCCCGATGTGAATCCCTCCGGACCTACAGCCTACAGCCTACAGCCTATAGCCTACAGCCTATAGCCTACAGCCTAATGCGTCGGCTTGAAAAACGCCCGCACCTCCCCCACCCGCAGGGCGAAGAGCAGCTCCGCCAGGTCGTCCAGCGTGCCGCGCCCCGCCACGGCGTTTCGCACCTCCAGACGGCGGCAGGTGCCGCCCTCGTCCCACAGCAGGTGCAGGGACGTCACGTCGAACACCCGCCGCAGGATCGCCGGCGGCAGTTCGGGGGAGAGGACCCGCCCCGTCCGGACGTAGACCACGTCCTCGAAGACGCTGTGGTAACGGCCCTGCGCCAGCGACCAGAGCGCCTCCCCCCGCGGCCCCGTGAAGCCTTCCCGGGCGAAGAGGAGGATTCGCCGGCCCTCCGGCGTCGAGACGAAGAGGAACGAGAGCCCGAGGGGCTCCAGCGACGCCCGCTCGGGGCCGGCGTCCAGGCGGTCGAGCCCCAGGAGCCGGCAGAGGTCCTCGTAGTCCGCCGGGTCGAAAACCAGGAGGGACGGCGGGGACGTCCGCCCCGGCACGAGCCGCAGGGGCACCCCGTAGGTCCGCTCCGCCCCGCGGGTCGCCACCGTGACCGGGGGGAGCCGCGGGACCACGGACTCCA
This window harbors:
- a CDS encoding MFS transporter, translating into MFRKLLRSYREAFSGLPRDAWLIAAAEFVNRCGTMVLFFLVLYLKLRLGFSLPAAGTVLGAFGVGALAGAWLGGALCDRAGAVRVQVISLYAAGALFVLIGFLRDYTTLVSAVFLLGIFEEALHPAGATALVSACPPDLRTRAFALHRLAANAGVTVGPALGGVLAMVDYGLLFWVDGATCLAAGVLLQACFRGRTGRRPAGGAAVDVPAAAAARTPWRDPAFLCLALLIFGVSVVFCQLFGTFPLFLREGYGFPESAIGRLIAVNTVLIILTEMALTKALERRAPLPLVAAGVFLVGLGFSLMPLGSGSLFAALTVAVWTVGEMLSMPFVMGWVANRAGEGAQGAYMGVTSFCFALGLTVAAPLGTWAYARLGPGPFWAAVGALSALLAAGFLLLHRCTAAGPVETLAPAADVTEAFETLSR
- a CDS encoding AAA family ATPase, whose translation is MAEQWNIDTVLAKRGDILEFAGTLKKWFVGKDEEVDMMVLAAVAGEPLLFVGEPGTAKSDMVVKFVRLLGLYEREGDFFEYMLTRFTEPSEIIGPVDILRLKNEGEFIRNTEGKLPEARVVFLDEVFKANSAILNVLLTIINEKKFYQGGRPRPVPLELLFAATNSVSVEEELKALKDRFTLKIKTEPVQEQRFLELIRRGLANEGSTVKPVDFLHFEDFLAVRAYLKSCWTNATADMAAFAPSRILDLVIKTLAVFKNDLNVFISDRKVIKIYKLLRAHAFLFGDGTLGTENLAVLKYIGEEDEDFDRLRTAVDDILVRN
- a CDS encoding AAA family ATPase, translating into MNEPYLEPEAPDVNAIVARVYRDEIVTVADRALWGLSTLVEVEKDLLSPVCEAIARSVRDRSPGRRTTARLVGAKLNAEDPTYAAMLKEFETQVAQSADKIFLLPHLDLMTAADSGLTGVTKLFLQVLSSYPDTVVVGFFDPGFTCHKSLQDYFPSRVRFSGITRDNLRSDLLAEDEKGFLEAAGVTPLTLFKYTSGLNAVKFRKIMEAVRRNKARILAASGPREAVIDQVRHFTVTEGFEIPDIRLDRDIGGYAAVKTQLKENILSVLETLEGIEDPARIRQMEQLIPRGIIFHGPPGTGKTLFAKALASEIHASIQVISGPEIKSRWFGESEERIRKIFFQARKNAPAVVVFDELDAVAPTRGMYQGGAGVEHSIVNQLLTELDGFRSDNLVIFVGTTNFLESIDPALLRPGRVELKVCIDYPDEAARREILAIYDRKYEMGLPPALKDYLVEKTGDWIDRERGTRFSGDHLCAVARFLKREQVKTGRPSDRETADRALGLSTRRIALSPAEERVVAVHEAGHALAIARLIPDREVRKVSILAETEDSLGITESALKENRYQFNREDMDNYLVTLLGGRAAERVLLGDLSMGAAADIQRATQVARAMVEVYGFSDLGPMSFEGKAELSEAWKVKVDETVNGMIQSASRRAEELVTAGRETILRLREMLLERKTLGADDIREVLHGQG